Proteins encoded within one genomic window of Clostridia bacterium:
- a CDS encoding CobW family GTP-binding protein has translation MQNKKSIDIYLITGFLGSGKTTLIKNLIKDNPGFKVGVVVNEFGQVGIDGSLIKEDGIDLFEINNGSIFCSCLQTTFSKALVELSRLSVDLLLIESSGVSDPSNMEAILESIKSSAYAELKYKGSICLVDATNIMKLIQVSQAVERQVLYGDYIIINKTDLVSETIVNDIEKLIREINPYAVTKKAEYANVQDILSDITFIENKNASSKESCNTPSSRPPVIYIKSKDDFDKKRFKEFVNAIQDKAFRIKGFFLLDGFWHHIDGVNQELIIKPVNISRDFSELIIFPNTDERAIQDIQKICSTHMPDGTGIFIKTFVKS, from the coding sequence ATGCAAAATAAAAAGAGTATAGATATATATTTGATAACAGGATTCTTGGGATCGGGAAAGACAACCTTGATAAAAAACTTGATCAAAGATAATCCCGGTTTCAAAGTAGGGGTTGTAGTAAATGAGTTCGGGCAGGTAGGGATAGATGGTAGCCTTATAAAAGAAGACGGAATTGATTTGTTTGAGATAAATAATGGTTCTATATTTTGCAGCTGTCTGCAAACTACATTTTCCAAAGCATTGGTAGAGCTTTCTAGATTATCGGTGGATCTGTTGTTGATAGAGAGTTCAGGGGTTTCAGATCCATCCAATATGGAAGCCATCCTTGAAAGCATTAAATCCAGTGCATATGCTGAGTTGAAATATAAAGGGAGTATATGTTTGGTGGATGCCACAAACATAATGAAATTAATTCAGGTTTCTCAAGCAGTAGAAAGACAAGTGCTGTACGGGGATTATATTATAATAAATAAAACTGATCTTGTTTCTGAAACCATTGTAAATGATATTGAAAAATTGATAAGAGAGATCAATCCGTATGCAGTGACAAAGAAAGCTGAATATGCAAACGTGCAGGATATTCTTTCTGATATAACATTTATAGAAAATAAAAATGCATCATCCAAGGAAAGCTGTAATACTCCTTCATCCAGACCTCCTGTGATTTATATCAAATCGAAAGACGATTTTGATAAAAAACGGTTTAAAGAATTTGTAAATGCAATACAGGACAAGGCATTCAGGATAAAAGGATTTTTCTTGCTGGATGGGTTCTGGCATCATATAGACGGAGTAAATCAAGAGTTAATTATAAAGCCTGTAAATATAAGCAGGGATTTTTCAGAGCTAATAATTTTCCCCAATACTGATGAAAGAGCCATTCAAGACATCCAAAAGATTTGCAGCACTCATATGCCAGACGGGACAGGTATATTTATAAAAACGTTTGTAAAAAGTTGA